From Dromaius novaehollandiae isolate bDroNov1 chromosome 22, bDroNov1.hap1, whole genome shotgun sequence:
AGGAAAAGCTCTCTGAAGGTGGGTATGTGGGGAAATATTACTCTTGACATGGAAATCAGTTGAGTATGCTCAAAGGAGAGAAGTTTCCATGCTGCTGGCTGACCcatccagaagaaaagaaaagaagctggaCATGTAAAAGGAGCAAATGGGGGTGGAGCCTGCAGGACAACAAAGATTgcaaaaatgcagagaagagcaGGGAGTAAACATACAGCCTAGCCTCTGATGTTAGGGATAAAAGGGGGCATATGGGGCAAGACAGGGTTGGTTGAAACCAACATCAGAGAAAGGATCGTCCTGCAGAGAGAGTCTCCTGCAGTGATATACCTGCTTATAAATACACTGTAGTTCTATTCTGTCTAACCCAGATGATTTTGAGACTTCTCATATTAAGAAAAGCTCATAGACCTTATATATATCTTTTAACAAAGTCTAACATTAAAGCTTGAAAGTCCTGTTGTTCTTCTGGAGTGTTTAGTATAAGGAAAAGGTCTAGAAAATCTGTTTCAAACCTGAAACCTAGAGTCCCCCCACATGCAGCAGAACTTTTAAATATATGATGGAATAAAATATGTCCTTGTATCACaccaaatttaatattttttcaaatgatATGAGAAACTTGGATGTTTACATGTTTTGATTTACTTGCACTATATATGGCTTAGCAATTATTTCCATGATAAGCCTCTTAGAGGTTTTCCAtctagtaataataataaaaaagtacatTTGATGATTATGACAGATAGCAAAGCCATTTCTTGGTATTgtatcaaaaaaccccaaatatgtcttgctgaaaaataagaaattccTGTAGCTTCCTCCCAAGATActgaaaaaagttcatttttttaaaatgtatttttaaagaaaaatactttgttgctcttcatagaaaaaaaaaaaactttgcttgcttttcctgaaaaaaatttgattgttattaattaaaataatgttcagctttcctgtgtttcaaaaactcaagagattttttttttcctgtgaagaatGTGCCAagccaaaacagaaaagagacCTCCATAACATTTGTCATTTTGGATTGTCACTTGTTTTCCTGTGGAGTATTGTTCCCCTAATCCACACTGCATGGGAACCAATGTAGAATGAAATACTTTAGTCTTTTTCCCAGCTAAAACTCCTGAGAATTTCAGTCGTGATATTAATCCAAGTAGAGCTCCAAATAGCAGCATAGATAGGACCTCTAATAGTTCCCATTTCCATTAGTTATCCTAATCCTTCAACACTATCACAGAGCCTTTGGTTCCTCCACACTACCATAACATGGTTCTCATTTTGTAGCACACATACTTTCAACATTAGTTTCTAAATGGCTCTTCACCACCATCTTGTTGTAATACTATAGTAATATATATGGTTCAGGATTGAATGACCTGAGATAGCCAAATAAACTGAGAGCTAGCAACCAGCCCCAACCAATTATAAATGGAATGAACTAGCCACCACTGCCCAAACGACTGAAAGAGGCCTGGCAGCATGTGCATGCTATTGCACAGCAGATGTCCCTCCTAGCAGCTAGTCAGGGAGAGTGTTAAGGAGCCAATGCACAATGCTCCTGCTTATAATCCATTTGAAATCTCCTGAAGCATTCAAGACTGAGATCAATGGACTTAACAATGCCCAGGGATGTCTGGAGACTAATTTTCAGGGAcatctgaaagtgaaaaaaggGGCATGGACACCAGATAAAACAGTATTAGAATGGGAAACTCTCCAGCAGCCTAGAGTCTACAGAAAGCAAAGGTCAAGGACTCCCAAGAGGTATGCACTGTGTGACATAGAAACCAGTAAGCATTGTGTGGCAAAGAAACGAGTCAGCACTGGGCAGCAAAGAAGCCATTAAGCACCCGCTGACAAAGAAAACAGTATGTATTGGGCTACAAAGAAACAAGTTTAAGTGCAGAGCGGCAAAGAAAACCAATACACAGTGAGCAGCTAAAATCAGCAAATCCAAACCCAGCTAACCACAGCAGGGGACTCCTGGTCTCCCTGACGTCAtgacatctgtgtgtgtgtgcgtgtgtgcgtgtgtgtgcgtgtgtgtgcgtgtgtgtgtacgcaGGCATGTGTGTAAGGGTAACTACAAAAGGTAACTTACCCTTGAAGTAAGTCTGTGTAAGAACAAGTCCAAGTCCAAGTATAAGAACACTTGGACATGTTCTTCTTGAAGAAGTCATACTCATTTATCCTAAGACATTATTACTGCTAAGATATACAGTATATTACTTGCCATGGCCTGAGTTTAAAATGAATGGGGTAACAGTTCCTGACAGACAATGGAAGGGAAAAAGTGAACAGTCAACCCCAACCTAGGGATAAACTAATAAAACAATAATGGGAGAAACTACCAGAGACTGCAAATAGTGAAAGTGGAGTATTGTGAATCTCCTTAGGGTGAAATATGTTAAAAGATACTGAGAGAGGGCTGCTGGATTACCAGGGGTCATTTGCTAAGAATGAAATTACCATATAAGGTGAAATAAGCAAAACCAAAGCCAATAGTAGAATGGGGGTTAACCACTTatttgaaggaggaaaagggagaaaatgaaattatgagGTGTAGCAAATGACATAAGGGCTGTTCTGGGGTCCCTGTTGAGCAGTGCTGCACTTGATCAATGCAGCTTGGCACAGGACAATAAACCTCTGATCATATCATGTGTTTAATTTGCTTACACTGTCAGAGTGATCTGTGGTGCTTTCTCTAGTGTTGGTGAGGGAACTCCCAGTGGGAAGAGAGGACAGACTGAGCTTCCTTAACAGTTAGACTGCCTCTGGTTCAAGAAGGGTGAAATGAGTTTAGAAGGATAGCCATATCCCTCGGTCAACCCTAGAcctgggaggaaagggagagagtgaGGATTATTATTGCAAAACTCCCTGACCACCTGCACAGATAAAAGAGAGCAGCTTCATCCTGTGTAGCTGGAGCACAACTTGAAGGTGCCACTtgacatttaaaaagcaaagagggGCAAGTGAACACTAACATGTACACAGTGAACATTAACATGGTCACTTGACAAGCATGGAGCAGACGAGCGCAGCAGCACTGGTCAAGTGTACTTGAGAGGTTTATTGGTGAGTAGTCAAAAGCCTTTTCAGTTGGTCCTGAGTCAGCAGCACCTGCAATGTAATACAAGCAGAGCCAGATCATTCAAGAAATGACCAGTCATGAACAGTGCAGAAGCCAGTCACTCCCGGCCATCTGACTAGGAGAACAGAATTATTGTTTACAGTAGATAAgaggcataaaaatatttttttttaattaaaataattttaagagaaGCTTTGGTTGAAAAAGAGAGAAGTATATCTGAGGatacagaatcatagaatcattGAGATTGGAGGGTATCTCAAGAGATCATCTAGTGCAGCTAGGGGCCATGtccagattttgaatatctccaaggatgtagactccacagtctctctgggtaACATGTTCCAGTGTTGAGTGTTCTCttatgtttaaaagaaatttcctgtatttcagttgtaGTTGCTCCAGTCTGTGCTAGAGAGGAAGATCATTTCTTTTCCATACTCATATGATTTATAGCCATATGGACTCATGTCATCTGCTTTTATGTAGAGAACTCTAACACTAAAGTTAGAATAGCTGTCACCCTAGGCTAGACAAAGTGGAAATGGATTCCCTATGTAGTCAATGAAAGAATACAAGTTCCTCTAGAGAGACATTTCTACCACTAAATTAATATTTAACCACTGCCtaactttgtatttttgtataacCTTTAATCTATTGACTACATAGGAGATCTAACAAGTAAGGCAAGTAAATCTGACTCCTAAAGCAGACAGTGTGTACAACTCCTTCTCTTGCCATTAACATGACATTTAACTTTGTCTTTTACTGTTATTACTTCTCCTTAAAGCaagtcagtgtgtgtgtgtgtggggggggctcATATTCACAGAAAGTCATGAATAAGACTGTGTTTTACTCATACTGATCAGTGCCCAGTAATTCCcaaatttcaagaaaaagaacTTGGAGCATCTTGCTTCAGTTTCTAACACAAACAAGAGTTTTTCATAAAGCGATTTAATCGTAAAATCCAGTTATGGTGTTACTATTTTCTTGTCTATCCAATCTCACTACAAATGCTGatgtttctgcaaagaaaaccttttgCTGAACAAAGTCTTTCTGAGAGCATCCTTGATTTCCTGGTTCCTCAGACAGTAAATGATAGGATTGAAGAGAGGAACAACAACAGTATAGAAAGCAGCCACAATTGTGTTTGTGTTGTGATCTAGAAGTGCTTTGGGCCTCACATAGATAAAAATGCTTGTGGCGTAGAAGACAATGACCACTATAAGGTGAGTGgtacaggtggagaaggctttttGGTAGCCTTGTACAGAGGAAATGTGAAGGACAGTGAAGATAATATATGCATAGGATAGGATTACTACAAACAGAGGGATCAGGAGAATAAATAAGGCAGCCACGAAATCCATAAGGGCAGCTCTTTCCGTGTCTGTGCAGGCTAAGTTCAAGAGAGGAGAAACATCACAGAAGAAATGGTTGATTATATTGGGTCCACAGTATGTCAGCTGAGAGATAAAATATACCTTGCAcgcagaaatgaaaaaaacagtcaaCCAAGATCCTGCGGTGAGGTAGACACAGACAGTGTGTCTTACAATAATGGAGTAATGGAAAGGCTTACAAACAGCAACATAACAGTCGTACGCCATGATTGCCAGGAGAGGGCACTCAGTGTTGCCCAAGCTGAGAAAGAAGTACAGCTGTGTCATGCATCCCATAAAAGAGATGTTCTTTCTCTGTGACACAAAGCTGAGCATTGTCCTGGGGAGTGTGACTGTTACATACcagatctccaggaaggacaaatTACTCAGAAAGAAGTACATGGGAATGTGGAGGTTACAGTTTGTCCAGACAGTCAGGATGATGATAATATTTTCTGTTATAACTAAGATATAAGCAATGAGAAacaatacaaagaagaaaatctgcaagTGAGGATCAGTGGGAAATCCAAGGAGAATAAATGCTTTGACTCTGCTGCTATTGCTCACTTCCATGTCTCCCATGTATCTCTGTAACAACAAAAACATCAACAACTTACTATTAGTGAATACAGTATACTAGagtacctctctctctctctctccctctctctcctcctctctctttgtCTGGTTTTATAGTTGCTTTACATTCCTTTTCAGGCTACAGTCAAATTAATATTAGTGTTGATACTGCTATTAACACTAGTTTCGTTAATGATTACGGTATTCAAAGATGCATGCTATTTAGAACAAAATAACATTAATTCAAGAGGATTCTGAATTCTCTGAATGGCATAATGCCTAACTTGtacttttcctctagaaaattaTCTACTATTCTCTCTAGAAGTTTTCTAAATTGTGCTATGAACTTATCTGGGGATTTTTGAACAGAATTGCCAGTATGTTGGCCTCcataagcatttctgaaaatcgCCAAGTATTATCATTACCAATACCAGCATTTGCATAATCCTCATCAATACATTATTACTTAGTAAAGAGGAATCTTGGACAGAGGTTCCTTCTTAATAAAGGTCAGAATTAAAGCTGTAATCataatcatatttaaaataataagcatAAATACAACTTCTTTTGCACTGCAGTCCAAGTGTCCAGAAACTGCAGTCTTAAtccaaaatataatttgaaaattcCCTTCATTGTCTCACCATTTCAGATAATTTTTGAGAAACTTTACCAGCTCGTTCCCATTTTGTATAATATATTTCAGTTCTTGTAGAAATAGGGTGCAAGCCTGAATAACTATTGAGAGTTCGAATTCTCTTTCCTGTGACAAGGGCAAGATTCAGTTTGGTAGACATGGACTGTAGTGCCACCTAAAAAATTCCAGGATATGTGAGACATCAAGATGGGGATGGCAGATATTACACAAGGTTTATAGTATCCCCATGCACTTCTGGAACAGCAGCTGGAAGCCAGATGGGGCAGCCAAGAGTGTCTAAAACTCTTGTTTCAATCAACTGAATCATGTCATAAGGGGTTGACTTACTTGCCCATAAACAGTTGTTTACTACCAGTTGAGCTAACATGAGGTACTGGAAATACCAGTGAGCTGCTGGTAGACAACGCAGAACCTATGGGGGAACGTCTGCCCTTCTGAACCAGTAGCTGGAGGCTGTTGACTATGGAAGTTGAGACAGTTAAGGACTGATTCAGTTGTCTAATCATTGACTGCTGTTTGAGGTATCCCAGGCTATCCAACATAAGCACCTTGGGTTGGCATATGCCCTTCTGAAACAATAGTTGGAGGGTGTCATCAAGAATAACTTGAGTAGTACTAGACACCTACGCTTAGGCAACTAAATCTAACTCCCATCTCTCATGAGCACACCTACATGTAGACACAACAATTCAGGACCCTTAATCTGACAGCTGAATCACATTGCTCATGTCTAAGTCTGAAAAAGATACTCTATAAtcagtggagaaaaagagacacCAGCAAAGGGAAATTCAGCTGACATGTTATGTACCTGGATATGACATGAACAACCCTGAGAATGTTCATGTTTCTCTCTATTAATTAGAAGAGAGACGAGGTTGGCTTTCCCAAAAATAGATGTCTAATTTGTAAAGGCTCTGatgcatgcattttttattaatacaaatGAATCATGCCAGTAATACCACAAATAATTTTTGGAAAAGGTTTCAGAATTCCCTCATCTTGCCATCTACCAAATTAACATTAAGAATGCATTTAGATCTTGAGTGCATAGCTATAGAAGTTTTCATAGTGCCTTTTGTGATCATATATCCTTTTCCTGAAGGTTATTTGTATGATTCATTAGATTTCTTTTgaacaaaagggaagggaagggaggggaagggaagggaggggaagggaagggaagggaagcctAACAAAGTATCTTCACTTTTTATATCAAAATTGAAAGATACTGTTgtgattttttctctttccatggaAACTCCTAGATTTTCCTTGAGAAATAAAACTTACTTTGCATCTTCTCAATGAAAAGATTTAGCTTCAAACCcatctttttttctcagaatgtTTTTTTACCAGCTTCATTTGCCAATATACTATTCAGCAGACTTTAAAAAAGTGCTATTCATCTTTATGACAAATAACACCAGATTagtaaatacttaaaaaataaatacttaaataaatTAGTAAATAGATCAGGAAATTTCACTTACAAATTTGGATCTTTGTATCAACATAGAATGGATTCTTTGAAGTTTAGAGAGAAGGTGACAAAagatatttctcttttctgagtGCTATGACATCTGtttattatttcttccctttcctcaagACTTAGTCtatgcatttcatttcttcttccacaGGGACCAAtcaaagaaacaaattatttcttcTCCAGTCCCTAACCTGGCAATAGTATTTATCATTGAGGTTAAAAACTACCTCAACCCTGAAAACAGAATGTCTGGTCTTTTTCTGGTAGCCAGAAATAGATTAGGTAAATAGGCCTgcgattcctgagggctggtcttagcagtaaggactgaagcaaagaaggcattcaggaactctgccttctctgtatcctgtgtcaccagggcccctgccccattcagtagcggGCCCCCATTTTTTCTAGCCTTCGTTTTGTTACTGAGGCGTCTAAAAAAGCCCTTCTTGGTGTCCTTggcatcccttgccagattcaactccaaatgggccttggcctttctAGCGCCCTCCCTGTGTGctctgacaatgttcctataatgctcccaggttacctgtccctgcttctgcctTCTGTACACGTCCTTCTTCAGTTTGAttgttgccaggagctccttgttcatctatgcaggtctcctgcccccttttcttgacttcttgctcattgggatgcactgttcttgagcttggaggaagtgatccttgaatgtTAACCATCTCTATTGGactcctcttccttctagggccctaacccatgggattcttccaagcaggtgcctgcagaggccaaagtctcctctcctgaagtccagggttgtgatcctacttacTGCCCTGCTGTCTCCTCACAGAATCCTGAACTCTACCATCTATCCCAtgatcactgcagccaaggctgcccccaaccttcacatctccaaccagcccttccttttttgttagtacaaggtccagcagagcacctctcctcattggttCCTCTATcatctgtgtcaggaagttatcatcagtgctctccaaGAACcttctggattgcttgtgccttgctgtgttgtttctCCAGccgatatcagggtggttgaagtcccccatgagaaccagagCCTGTGATCACGAGGCTCGCATGGCTACACGCTcgttaggaaggacaggccaggaaggtaaGGTCAGGGAGTCACCCTTCATGtaagagagcaactggaatgtattgagctctgcctaggggtggatgatgagCAGGTTGAGAGCTTTAGGGTAAGGATTATAGGGCAGATTAGCATGAGTGGCATTGTTGTTGGCGCTCGCTACAGGCCATCTGATCAGCAAGAGGAAACAGATGAGGCCTTtcacagacagctggaagtagccacatgatcacaggccctggttctcgtgggggactttaactaccctgatatctgctggagaaCAGAACTTAAATGGGACATACACcaatccatgggccctgatgggatgtacccatgagtgctgaggaaACTGGCGGATGTCATTGCAAAGGTACTCTCTACTATCTTTCAAATGTCAGAGAGAtcgggagaggtgcctgaggactggaataAAGCACATGCCAGCTCTATCTttaaaaagggcaagaaggaggatctgagGAACTACAGGTTAAATGGCCTCACCTTGATCATTGGGAAGATGATAGAGCAGCTAATCCTGAATAGCATTTCCAAAAATGTACAGGACAGGAATGCAATCAGGAGTTGTCAGCATGAATTTAtgaagaggaaatcatgcttaaccagcctgacaGCCTTTTATGATaagatgactggctgggtagatgaggggagagcagtggatgttgtctgccttgacttcaggaaggcttttgacactgtctctcataacatcctcataggcaagctgatgaagtatgggctgaATGAGCAGACAGCAAGATGGAACAAAAAGTGGCTGAAGTGTGGCACAAAGTCAGGGTGGAGGCCACTCACTAGTccatactggggccaatactatTTAGTATTTTTGTTAATGACTTGGTAAATGTgactgaatgcaccctcagcaagtttgcagatgatacaaaactgggaggagtggctgatatcccagaggtctgtgctgccattctgagggacctcaacaggctggagagatgggcagagaggaacctcatgaagcttaACAAAGggagtgcagggtcctgcacctagggaggaataactccatgcatcaTTCTAGGCTGGTGTTTGGccagctgaagagcagctctgtggagaaggacctggaggtcctgggggacCACAAGTTGACCATGatccagcaatgtgctcttgtggccaaggTGGCCAATGGTATCCAAGGACAGTAAAATCCTCAGCTGCATTAAGAAGAACATTTtgagcaggttgagggaggtgatccttcccctctactcagccctggtgagccAGCCCCTGGAGTAATGTGTccagaggatgggaccagactcttttcagtggtgtctggtgacaggacgagaggtaatgggcacaaagtgaaacacataAAATTCTGCTTAAACATAAAAAGACTTCTTTATAGTGAGGGTgactaagcactggaacaggttgcccagagaggttgtggagactccatccttgcagatatagaaaagctgtctggacagggtcctgggcaacattctctggcttgagcaggggagttagACTAGATGATATCCAGAGTTCCCTTCCTACCCtgattattctatgattctgtgatactGCTTGCACCAATGTGGGAGAGCCTTGCAGTGCTGCAAGAGTAAATACCGTATTTGCGGCATGCCATATACTCGGATACTTTACCATAATTTCTCTGTGCCTGAAGGTCTAGTGTGGTAGGAGGGGTACATGACACTCCTCAAGAATCTGGGGGAAAACAGGATTGAAGAGAAAAAGATTCAAGAAGCAAATTCTGTGGCCAGAAGAGGCACCCCAATGAAGGAACCAGGCCGAGAAGTCACTCAGGAACTAGTCTGCTGGGTAAACAGCCAAACGCAAATTTTTGTGTCTACACTCAGGTGAACACTGGCCCAGTTTTCCCCTGAGTCCCAagatagttttctttttctttttctttttctttttcttttttttggtatttttgtttgtatgtgcTTAGCTCAAAGCATTTGAAATAATGCAGAGTTTGTTGTAACCTTCCAGAATGGGGTTTCTACAGTATGAAACTGAGTGCATGTGCTTCATACCACAACCTCTTGGACATCTCTAAAGTGAGGAGGGAAACGAACTTAAAACAGTCTTATCCTTCCTGTCTCTCTGTGAGGAATAGTCCCTAGTGAGTTTTACCTGAGAGAGAATATTTAGTTCCAAAAGGGAGCCCACAAATGAATTTACATTCCTATAGTACGTATGATACAGGAGGAATCCCAAGTTATTTCACATTATAAGCATCCAGTTTTACCTGTCTTAGGCATCACTCCCTGTTCCCTTgaacaaatgaaacagaaaggcTCATATCCATGTGGCTCATAATGGATTACCCTTTAGAGTAACTTCCCACCCTAAGTATCTGTCGCGGATGAGTGGAGAAATACACTTCATTCataggagagaagcagcactatgttttatttAGGTAAAACAGTGACTTAACAAAGTGCAATTGTAAATAAGGCAATTATTTAATGAGGTTTGATGACAAGGTTCTCTCAGTTATTTACTTTACCGACAAGGTCAACTGAAAGTGTCAGGAagaccctcctgttgagtcatgaggttcagaaaggaccccccTTGCTCTCCAAACTACTTCAGAGAGGAGTCTAGCTGCAGCTGGATCCagtcctagtcccagacttggtcaatggtttatttctaagaattatgTGTAAAGTGTGCAAGGAGACTTAGCCAGCGGTTTATGTCTAAGGGATTATGCGCACAATCAAACAAATATACAACCTagcaaagttttgcaaagtttgcAGAATTTCAGCTTGCTGTTAATCACTTACTCAGGATTTGTCGCGGGTAAGGAATCTCTTGACCTCGAGGAGTAACTCTGAGAGGCGTCTGTGCTCAAGAGGAGTTGCcacagggcagcctgctgccgtGCAGGAGCGCTGGatgggctctgggctgctccCTATCTTTGGGAGGGGGAGATGCTTGACTCATAGTCGTATTTGGATACTAGACATGCCTTAGCTGGCacatgctc
This genomic window contains:
- the LOC135330581 gene encoding olfactory receptor 226-like, which encodes MEVSNSSRVKAFILLGFPTDPHLQIFFFVLFLIAYILVITENIIIILTVWTNCNLHIPMYFFLSNLSFLEIWYVTVTLPRTMLSFVSQRKNISFMGCMTQLYFFLSLGNTECPLLAIMAYDCYVAVCKPFHYSIIVRHTVCVYLTAGSWLTVFFISACKVYFISQLTYCGPNIINHFFCDVSPLLNLACTDTERAALMDFVAALFILLIPLFVVILSYAYIIFTVLHISSVQGYQKAFSTCTTHLIVVIVFYATSIFIYVRPKALLDHNTNTIVAAFYTVVVPLFNPIIYCLRNQEIKDALRKTLFSKRFSLQKHQHL